The nucleotide window TACTCACACTGTCAACCTCACCGAATATCAGCGGAATATCGGGTTTCAGCTTTGACATAGTCATTGCCGGAATCGGCTAGTTATCGCTAAGTAGCATCCGTTACCCGCTGTCTCACAGTTAAGTCGGCTAGGATGCTGTTCTGTTGCGATATCTCATTGTTTTGTATTGTATCTGTGTACAGCATGAATACGAGAACGTTTATTAAGTCTTCAGACATGTGATAAATCTGGGTGTAACCCGTGGAAAGAAAAGAAAAAATTGTCGCGGGCGCCGCCATAGGACTCGTTTTGTACACTCTCGTTCTCGCGATGATTGGACCTATGGTTTCATCGGCACTTGCCAACAGAACGGTATCTAATGCAGGATCTGTGAAAGCTATCGGCGTTGATGTTTACTGGGATCAGGCGTGCACTAATCCTGTTTCTTCAATAAACTGGGGTACGCTTGACCCTGGCTCAAACAAGAGCACCACAATCTACATCAAGAATACAGGCAACAGTCCCATAACGTTAGCAATGACAACATCAAACTGGAATCCTTCGAACGCATCGAACTATATGACGCTGATTTGGAACTACGGTGGGCAGACGCTGAACGCAAACGAGGTCATTCAAGCCAGATTCACGCTCACAGTATCATCTAACATCACAGGCATAACGAACTTCAGCTTTGACATAACAATTACAGCAAACGAATAGCAAACATCACCCACACACAATTTTTTCAGCGTACAAGCATTTTTGAAAGTAAGTTGACTCGTCACCACGGAGATTTCTCGGGCTGAGAAAAAAGGATTTCAGAAACGATGTCTAGGTTGGCCTTCCGTTCGAGAAAGTGCCTTTCTTTCTTAACGCGAAGAACCCCAGGGCTCCGAACATGGCAAACAGGATCGTCAACGTGCCGAACGGAACTTCAGGTATAGCGTTGAAAGATGTGGCTCGGATCTTTATGGTATCCTCAAGTCCTGCTCTATCTCTTCCTGTTGGGCCTTGAAAGAATGCTTGGACCCCCCAATCGCCAATCACATCTGGTGTAAAGGTGTCCATAGCATAGCGAATTAGAGCGGTGGTTCCATCATTCCACTGTCCAGTTGTCCCGTTGGTGAAAACAGGCACGGGTACTTCTCTAGCAACAGTTTCATTGGGCATGTGCCATCGGAAGATCACCCGCACGACATTGGAATCAAGTGTGCCTGCAGTTACAGTTACTGGCGTGCTCGGGAAAACGTCTATCCCATGATAATTTGAGGTGATCGCATAGCCAGTTCCTAGACTTGCCCAAGGCGCATATGCCAAGCTTGCCATGCTGAGCAACCCCAGTGAAATTGCTGCGATCAATAATAGGTATCTCTTCGTGGATTTCACCGACCCATTAAATCATGATAGAACTTGCTGTGATATTTAAACGGGTATGATAGTTGACTATGGAAAATCTTCCTCAATGTTCTATCTCTGCATTCGTGCCTTGACTGTTGCCTGAACCATTGTCTTGAGAATTCGGATGCCGTCTCGCAAAGGGTTAACGTGCGAGTTACCGTGATTTCTTCTGTCAAATGTAATCGGTTCCTCATGAACTCTAAATCCGTTTCTAAGTGTTTTCACGGTTAGTTCGATTTCCACAGCGTAACCATCGCTTGTTATCTGGATTTCCTCTAATACCCTTTTCTTGAAAGCTCGGAATCCTGTTTGGCTGTCAGTTATTCTTCTCCCAGTGAAGACTCGAAGCAATAGGTTGAACATCATGTTGCCGAGAACGTGGAGCTTTTTGGTTGAACGTCTTCCTTCTTTGCTGGCAAACCTTGATCCAATGACGGCGTCAGCTCCATTTGTCAGCGGTTCAATTAGGCGTTTGATCTCTTCAGGTCTATGTGAACCGTCAGCATCCATCATAATGACAACTTCACCGGTGGCGTCTTTGAGTCCTCTTCTAAGAGCGTATCCTTTGCCATAATTGACTCCATTGCTTATTACGGTCACTTTGTGGTTTTCAGCTAGAAACCTTGTCCTGTCAGTTGAACCGTCGTCGACAACTATGACCTCATATGGCAGACTCAACGCATCAAGTGCCTTCTCGGCCCTAAACAATACGTCATCGATACTCCTCTCTTCATTATAGGCTGGAATAATCACTGACACCGTTAAAGCTGCCATACACATTTCCCGTTAGTTCTAAACTTCATCAACACCGTCGCCACGTTTAAGCACCTATGGTATGGGCAACTAGAAATCGCACAAGTATTTTCTAGAAAAATCTACCACTACATGCCTCTACTTCACAAGACGACGCCGCTTCAAGGCGGCACAACTATTCTCAAGAGAACAGTTACTGTGAAAGCGACTCCAAGGATCAACGCCACAAG belongs to Candidatus Bathyarchaeia archaeon and includes:
- a CDS encoding glycosyltransferase family 2 protein, with product MAALTVSVIIPAYNEERSIDDVLFRAEKALDALSLPYEVIVVDDGSTDRTRFLAENHKVTVISNGVNYGKGYALRRGLKDATGEVVIMMDADGSHRPEEIKRLIEPLTNGADAVIGSRFASKEGRRSTKKLHVLGNMMFNLLLRVFTGRRITDSQTGFRAFKKRVLEEIQITSDGYAVEIELTVKTLRNGFRVHEEPITFDRRNHGNSHVNPLRDGIRILKTMVQATVKARMQR